CCCGTCCGCTCCGGCCCAGCAACCACGTCAGCCCCAGCGCCAGCGGCGTGAGCAGCAGGAGGAACGAAGCAAGCACCGACGCACGCGGCAATCCCTCCTCGCTGCCCAGCAGCACCAGCTCATAGATGCGCGTGGTGAGCACCCGGGTGGGCGGCGACGCCGAAACGCCCAGCAGGTACGGCACGCCGAAGGATGACGCGGCCATGAGGAACACCATCACCGCGCCCGACAACAGCGCGGGCAGCACCAGGGGCACGGTGGTGCTCATCACGGCGCGAAGCGGCGAAGCGCCACAGATGCGAGCCGCTTCCTCCAGAGCCGGGTCCACGCGCCGAAGCGCAGCGGCCCCGGCGAGCAGCACCAGCGGCAGGCCCGAAAGCCCCTCCACGAACGCGATGCCCGCCGCGCCATAGAGGTCGAACACGTCCGCGCCCAGCATGCGGTTCAGGTAGCCAGCGCGAGGGCTCGCGAGCGACAGCCACCCCATGCCCCAGATGAACGCGGGGATGGCGGACGGCAGCGTGAACAGCACGGTGAACGCGCCACGCAGGGGCAGGTCCGTGCGGAACAGGAGGAACGCCAGCGGAGCCCCCAGGCACATCGCCCAAGCCGTCGCACCCAGAGAGATGCCCAGCGTGTTCACCAGCGCCCCGGACTCCGCCGAGAGCACCGAACCCAATCCCCCCGTCACCGCCCCCACGCCCCGCACCAGGAGCGCCACGACCGGAACCACCGCGAAGAGCAACAGCGGCACGAGCCACAAGGCCAAAGCAATCCACCGGCCCCTCATCTCGCGCCCCCATCGAGGGTCGAGCGAATGAGCGCACAGTGCGCCAGTCCCACGGAAGGGAGAATCCCGCCGAGGCGCCCCGGCGGCGGAGCCCCCCAAAAACCTGTCCGACAGTCGGACAAGCCGGCACCACCGCACGAACCTGTCCGACTGTCCGACAGGTTTGGACGACCACCGGGGGCGCAGCGTACTGACGCCCTCCGGCTGTCGTTTCCCATCCACCTGGCCGCGTCCTTCGCCAGGGCGGAGGCGCTCCTGCTCCACCCGAACAGCGAAAACCTGTCCGACAGTCGGACAGGTTTTGCGCGTGCCGGCCCGGAGGGGGCCTCCTTGAAGGTCCGGGAGCTCAGGGCCCGTATCAGCGGTGGCTGCCACGCTGCGTCCCCACAGCGGGTCTCGCGTTCCTGGCTCATCGCGCGAAGGCCTTGCTGAAGGCTTCCTTGATGTCGCCGCCGTGCAGCAACCCCTGCTCCAGCAGCTCCGGCGTCCAGGTCTGCGCGCGGCTCAACAGGCCGTCCACGCCAGACTCTCCACGTGGGCCGCTCAGCCGCGGGTCCACCGCATGCATGTCGCCCTTCTCCACGATGATGCGCTGGCCCTCGGGCGACAGCAGGACATCCACCAGCGCCTTCGCCGCCACCGGGTTGCGTGTCGATGCGAACAGCCCCACCGGGCCCGGGATGACCACCGCGCCGTCCGTCGGCCAGATGACCTCGATGGGACTGCCCTTCGCCTGCGCCGCCAGTGCGTTCTCCAGCAGCAACACGCCCGCGTCCACCTCGCCGCTCTCCACCTTCTGGAGCACCGCCGCGTTGCCTCCCGCCACCACCGCGCCCTTCTCGCGCAGCCCCGCGAAGTACGCGTCCCCGCGCCGCGCGTGCAGGAACACCGCCCACGTGAACGCCGTGCCCGACGTGAGCGGGTCCCCGATGGCCACCCTCCCCTTCCAGCTTCCATCCACCAGGGCCGCGAACGACTTCGGCGCATCTCCCGCGCCCACGCGGTGCACCAGCACCATCGTGGACAGCCGCACCGCCGCGTACCTCGCGTCCAGGTCCAGCAGCGTTCGCGGAATGCGCAGCGCGTTCACGGACGCGTAGCGCAGGAACGCGCCCTCGCGCGCCAGCCGCTCGTAGAGGAACGGATCCGACGTCATCAACACGTCCGCCCGCACCGCTCCCGCGGCCCGCTCCGCCTCCAGCCGGCTGG
The sequence above is drawn from the Corallococcus sp. NCRR genome and encodes:
- a CDS encoding ABC transporter substrate-binding protein → MRIPLLALILLSACRIESAAPSGGAAVAQASTPSGEVWVYTSMYRHVLDAMEPLLKERLPGVQVHWYQAGSEKVASRLEAERAAGAVRADVLMTSDPFLYERLAREGAFLRYASVNALRIPRTLLDLDARYAAVRLSTMVLVHRVGAGDAPKSFAALVDGSWKGRVAIGDPLTSGTAFTWAVFLHARRGDAYFAGLREKGAVVAGGNAAVLQKVESGEVDAGVLLLENALAAQAKGSPIEVIWPTDGAVVIPGPVGLFASTRNPVAAKALVDVLLSPEGQRIIVEKGDMHAVDPRLSGPRGESGVDGLLSRAQTWTPELLEQGLLHGGDIKEAFSKAFAR